Part of the Mus musculus strain 129P2/OlaHsd chromosome 19 genomic contig, GRCm38.p6 alternate locus group 129P2/OlaHsd 129P2/OLAHSD_MMCHR19_CTG1 genome is shown below.
ccctggctctcctgaaactccatttgtagatcaggctggccttgagccttGAActccaagatccacctgcctctgcctcctgagtgctgggattaaaggaatatgccaccatgcctacctCAGGTTTCTCTTGAAAGCAGAGCCACCAACACTGAAAACGGCCACATTACAGTTTTTAATCCATTCCGTGCTATGAAAAGGCTAGAGCATTAGCTCTGGAGCCCTAGGCTGACTAGAATCTGTTTGCTGTGACTTGGGCAGGTCCCTGCTATTTCCTCACCTGTAAAATGATGATAattcatggttttgtttgtttaatttggtttagtttagtttatcTCTTTTAGTAGAACTAACTAAAATGTTGGCCTCTAGTACTCAGAGGCAGCAACTTAGTAATGTCTTGCCAGTAAATGGGTGCTGCTTGTCACCTGAGTAGTCAAGTCTCCCCCCACCCCGGCTGTGAACTTCTCAGGGCAGCGTCTCACCAGCCACCTGTGTGTCAGTACCTGGCCAGGATGACTGTGAGATGCGCCTGCTCTGCACGCTTCTCCTTTGCACCCCCACAATCCTCCTCCATTTGCTCCCCAGTTCTGTTGCTGCAGCCCATCGAGGGTGACGACATGGAACACAAGACCCTAAAGATTACTGACTTCGGCCTCGCCCGAGAGTGGCACAAAACCACCCAGATGAGTGCTGCGGGCACCTACGCTTGGATGGCTCCCGAGGTTATCAAGGCCTCCACCTTCTCCAAGGGCAGCGACGTCTGGAGGTACAGCCAGTGTTGGGACCGGAGAGTGTGGGGCTACAGAGGGTGAGAAGGGCTGCTTAAGCCCAGGGGTGGTCAGGCAGGCAGAATCCAGGACCCAAAACCATTTAGTTCCTCCTTGCTTTGAGGTGAACATCCGAATCTCTGTCTCCCTACAGCTTTGGAGTGCTGCTGTGGGAACTGCTGACTGGGGAGGTGCCCTACCGTGGCATCGACTGTCTTGCCGTAGCCTATGGTGTGGCTGTAAACAAGTTAACGTTACCCATCCCATCTACCTGCCCTGAGCCCTTTGCACAACTCATGGCTGGTAAGAggatggggctggggaggtgaggGGCAGAACTCCTGGGCCCAGACACAAATGCTCACAGACCTCTTACCCTCCCCCATTAGACTGCTGGGCACAGGACCCCCACCGCAGGCCCGACTTCGCCTCCATCCTGCAGCAGTTGGAAGCTCTAGAAGCGCAGGTGCTGCGGGAGATGCCACGGGACTCCTTCCATTCCATGCAGGAAGGCTGGAAACGCGAGATCCAGGGCCTGTTTGATGAGCTGCGGGCCAAGGAAAAGGTGAGAAGAATGGGGGACAAAAGGTGGGGTAGAGAATAAGGTGGGAGGTCTGGGTCAATGCCTAGCTAACTCAACCTTCTTCACTCTTCCCGAACATAGGAACTACTGAGCCGGGAGGAGGAACTGACGCGCGCTGCACGTGAGCAGCGGTCCCAGGCGGAGCAGCTGCGACGGCGCGAGCACCTGCTGGCGCAGTGGGAGCTGGAGGTGTTCGAGCGCGACGTGACGCTGCTACTGCAGCAGGTGGACCGAGAACGGCCGCACGTGCGCCGCCGCCGGGGCACCTTCAAGCGGAGCAAACTCCGAGCAAGGGACGGCGGAGAACGCATCAGCATGCCCCTGGGTAAGGGGCGGGGCTCCGACGCCTCTCTGCCATTGGCTGTTGGCGCCAGGGTGTGTGATCACGCTTGAGTTCTGGTTTAGCCTTTTGGTGCCTTGACCAGCTGGAATAAGGAGGGGCTTATTTTGGGgttgggattttcttttctgtctctgagCCGGCCCTGACAGATATTTGCATGTCGGGCTGTCAGTGGTGCACGGAAGAGTTCTGAGGACAAGAGGGTGGGGCCGGCCTGCCCACACAGTAAACTTATTTCTCTACCAGATTGTGCTGGTGCTGGGTGCCAACCACTCAAAGCCTTGAGACAGGAATGTATTGAAGCACCCCCAGCCACACAGCTATTGTTGCCACTGTGGGAGAGGCCTGGGGGCCTCCTAAGCATCCCTGCGGTTTTGAGTGTGGCCTTCAAAACCTTTCCTTTCCCAAACCCCAGATTTCAAACACCGCATCACAGTGCAAGCCTCTCCTGGCCTGGATCGGAGGAGAAACGTGTTCGAGGTTGGGGCTGGGGACTCGCCCACCTTCCCTAGATTCCGAGCCATCCAGTGTAAGAAACTTGGTCAGCCTTGCCTTCCCCACAACCCCCAAACTTCCCCTGATGTCCAGAGATGGATCGGCCTTTTGACCATACCCGTTACTTTCTACTGTTTCCTCACTATACTGCTTCCAggcttccctcccctttctctagaCTTTTACCTTTAAGTTCCCTCCAAAAACTACCCCCCCTCAAGTAATTGTATCATATCacgctttggggggggggtcgttTCTTTGTAGCCTTGGCCAGCTTGGAACTCAGGGATCTAcctaagtgccaggattaaaggcctgtggcaCTGCACTTGgtcatatattctttattttcctgAATGCTTTGCAAATATTAACTCAATAATTCTAGTGCATTACTAGTCGGTGAGGAATGCAAAAAGAATAATTTGCCACATGGCCAATAAGTGACAGAGCACAAATTCAGACATTCTCATTGCTAGCCCAGGACCTAGTCCCACCTAAGCCCAGCCCACCCACCCATCCTAGCTGTTAGGATGTAGGATAAGGATGGACTCTGACCTGTGGTGTTCCCTTACAGTGGAACCTACAGAATCAGGCCAGACTTGGGGTCGCCAGTCCCCCAGACGTCTTGAAGATTCAAGCAATGGAGAGAGGCGTGCTTGCTGGGCCTGGGGTCCCAGCTCCCCCAAGCCTGGGGAGGCCCAGAACGGGAGGTAAGTACCTCAGCACCCCACACCCCTGGCGTTCTACTCTTTAGAGCCCTAAGACTCACAAGCATGTTCCCTTTCCAGGAGACGGTCCCGCATGGATGAAGCCACGTGGTACCTAGATTCAGACGACTCGTCCCCATTAGGGTCCCCTAGTACTCCCCCGGCACTCAACGGTGAGTACGGAGCTCATGGATCTTGCTGAGTTCttctggggccaggagggtagaCTCTGAGCCAGCGCACAGAGATGCCTTAGGGACTCGAGACCAGGAAACTAAAGCTGAGGCTGTGCAGAACCAGCCGGACAGCCCAGGTCCCCAGGCCCACAGAAGTGGCCTCACCTGAGGCTCAGGGCTTCTGGAGACTGGTCCTCCTGTCGAGGACTTTTAGGACCCTGTGCAGCACTGTACCCTCAGGAGGCTCAGGAAAGGACAAGAGATTCTGGGGGTGCTCAGGGCTGTTCTGTTCTCTGTGGTGATAACAGCGTCACCGGGAGGGAGACAACGGCTGACTCCCGAGGGAGGAGACATTCTCCCCACTTTAGGTATAAAAGGTGAGGCTAAGAGGGGAGTAAGCTACCTCAGACCCCCAGCTAAGGTCTCAAACCAGAGAAGCCGTGGCTCCCACAGTCTCAGTGGGTTTCTGGGGGAGCTTTCCTTCTCCACAAACCACTCAGGAAGCTAAGTGGGGCTCTACCACCCGAGGGATGagggctcagctcagctcagctcagcgcTGCCTAGTCTCCACATAGTCAAGAAAGTTGTGGTTTGTCTGGGGTACCCTATACCAACCTAGAGCATCCTCAGGGGTCCCAGCCCTACCTACTGCACACAGCAGAATGTAGACCCTAGACCAGTGCTTCCCAACCTGTCAGTCATGACACCTTTAGGGATGGAgccaccctttcacagggatcccCTCAGGCCattggaaaacatagatatttacataatggttgtgggtcaccacaacataaggaattaTATATTAAAGTGTCACAGTGTAAGGAAGGTTGGGGACCACTGCCCTAGACCCTACTTTAGTGGCTCTTAGGCTAGAGCCCTGTTCATCAAACTGTTTATCTGTGCCAATtcagcccacacacacacatcaccatcaCCTCCACCTTACAGCAAATACTTTCTCCTATCTGCTGTAGATGTCATCATTGGCTCCTTTTTATAGAGAAGACTGAGGTACAGAGAGGTTAAGGGGTTCACTGTAGGGACTAGCAGAACAGAGATTTGAACTTGAGTTGAGCTGATCCAGAGGCAGGCCCTTGAGCTGCCCTCTActaagacatttttttaaattgttgttttattttatatgtatatatgttttctctGAATGTGTTTGAACACTGTATGTCTACATtgcttgtggaagccagaagaggacatcacattccctgaaactgaaattacagatgcctgtgagccactctgtgggtgccaggaactgaacccaggtcctctggaagagcagctagtgttcttaaccactgagccatctctccagcccccacatgtTCTGCTCCAGCAGTTGTAGCCCACAATTGGCTGTTGTATGAAAGCTGAACTGAAAACTGGAAGACCAAGGGGATCGATCACATTTGTTCTTGAATGGACCAGGTCAGGAGGACCAAAGGAGCATTCAAGGTCCTGGAAACCCAGTCCTTGTCATGTCCTGCCAGGCCTTCTGACCGTGCCTTCCCTGAGGTCCCAGAAGAAGACACAAGACTTAGACCCCATACCTCTCCAGCTGGTCCCTCATCTGAGATGGTGCCACCAGCCCCGCCTAGTTGCTGACCAAGCTTGTGGTTCCCTAGCCCAAGCCTGTACTCTTGCTGCCATCAGGGTCTGCGATGATACCTGACCTCAGCCTTCCAAATCTTCATGGTCGGGAAGCTGGCTGAGTCAGGGACTAGGGTCTCACAGGGCTGCATAGACCACTACTGAGGCTTGCTTACCCTGTCCCCAGATAGAGGCTCTGCCCTTGGGAACCTGGTGACTCTGGTTCGCTCTTGGGCAGCCACAGTCAGCCTGCACTGACGGGAAATTGCCTAATGGGTATTGCCGGGAGCCACTCACCAACCCAAAGCACTTTGGAAGCAAGTTTGCTTCATCTCCTGGTCAAGCCTCTCACACTAGCATCATCTCCTCGGTAGCAGGGTCGATAACTCAGACATCCAGGGAGCTTAGAGGCAACTTTAAATTCTAGGCAAGTTACCTTGGACAAATCACTTTAGGGACCTCAGAACTCACTTCAGGAACTGCCACTCAACCTGTTGGGTTCCAGTCTCCACTCTCCCTTTCTTATGTCATTTTTCTCttgcttattttaatatttttagatttcttttttacatttttattattaatttgtttCAGGGgatccatgccctcttctggcctctgtaagcaccaggcatgtatgatagtatgcagacacacatgtaggtaaaaatactcatacaaataaattactttttttaaaaagagggctCCCTGAGCCAACAGAACTCCGAGCTAAATCCTGCTCACAGCAGAAGCTCACATTGCCCAGCCTTCTGTGTCTTTCTCCAGCCAACCCAGAACTCCAGACTGGTCAGCTGGGAGCCTGGCACAAGGAAGGGAAGGGCAGAAGGGATTAGAGCAggaaggactttgaaactatgcAGTGAAGGACTGTCAGGACAGCTGGCTGGAGGTACAGAAGAGAGCACCTAAGAGTGTCAGCTGAAGGCCCAGAGACCCTTCCAGACCTCTCTTACATAGGACCACAAACAAACCTGATAAGGCAAGGGGTCTCTTGCAAGAAGTCACAGCGACTCTGATGAAGTGAGCTGTTCAGCTTGGAGGATTGTCTTCCACATCAGCGACTTGCAGGCATTGCTCCTGACAGTTGCCCTGCCCCCAGACCCTTCTGTTTAAAGGCAGAATGCGTGTGATGGGAAGGTTCAGCAGACCAGGAAGAGCTGCTTGACAGATAGAGCTAAGGAAGCTGCCCTTGGGAAGCAGAACTTGGTTCTTGTTCTAAAGCCACGCAGGATGCTCTCCTGGCAGACACGCTAGCCTCACTCTAACTGTGTCACTGATACTCGCAGGTAATCCTCCAAGGCCTAGCCCCGAGCCAGAGGAGCCACGGAGGGCCGGGCCCACGGAGCGAGGCAATAGCTCTGGGACGCCTAAACTGATCCAACGTGCATTGCTACGGGGGACCGCTCTGCTGGCTTCCCTAGGCCTTGGCCGAGATCTGCAACCTCCAGGAGGCCTGAGCCGTGAACGCGGGGAGTCCCCGACAGCACCACCCCCTGCACAGATGCCCTCACCCTGCCCACCTGAGCTGCCCTCCACCCCGCTCATCCGCCTCTCACAAACAACACCTGATGCCCATAGTTCACCCACTCCTGGACCCTTATTGCTAGACCTAGGTGTTCCCTCTGGCCAGCCATCAGCCAAGAGCCCTCGACGGGAAGAGACACGTGGTGAGTGACCCAAAGACTGATGGGGAGATAAGAGGCCATCAGAGAAGAGTGGCAGGGAACTCAGAGGACCACAGGCAGGTACAGAGTCTTAGGCTCTGTGGCTGTTGCTAGAGCTCTAGGTTCAGCTGTGAGATACAGAGATCTCCCTCATGGTGATAGACTAATACCTATTGATTGGTCGGGCCAGGTACTATAACCATTCTATGTAGAAGTTATTACATTAAATTATAATCTGTatatgaagcttttttttttctcaagacagggtttctctctgtagccctggctgtcctggaactcactttgtagaccaggctggcctcaaactcagaaatctgcctgcctctgcctcccgagtgctgggattaaaggcgtgcaccaccacacctggctatatgAAGCATTTTTGTGCCCAGTTCTTAATgaagttctttgtttgtttatttgttgtttgtctatttgaagcaaggtctccctatgtagcccaggctggactcaagtcccagtcctcctgtctcagcatctCAAGTTCCAATATAacaggcatgttccaccatgccaggctagacaaagaaattaatttatttttacgtttatttattcattgtggGGGCACACATGCCACAGGGCAAAGATGGAGAGATATTGAGAGtcggttcttttcttccaccaccTGGGTGCCAGAGGTTGAACACAGGTTGTTAGTCATGACAGCAAGCCCCTGTAACTGCTAAGCTGTCTCACCTGCTTAGATGAGGAACTGTAAGGAGCACAGAGCATACAGATGCAAAGGCTTGGGGTTCTTACAGCTAGTAAGTCACCAAGCCCAGATAGGTCTAAGCCAGCCTGACCCTGAAACTGTGGGATGAACAGATGATCTCAGAACGTAAGGAGCCATAGAACCCACAAGGCTATGGCTACCCATAACCCTGAAATGCTAGAAGCCCAGGCAAGAGCAGGGCAGTTTCTCCAAGGGACATCTAAGAATGAGTGGGTGCCTGCCTAACCATGTACCCGTACTTTTATACCCCCATAGGGAGAACCGTCTCACCCCCACCAGGAATATCACGCTCTGCTCCTGGCACACCTGGAACCCCTCGCTCACCACCGTTGGGCCTAATCAGCCGACCTCGGCCCTCACCACTCCGTAGCCGTATTGACCCATGGAGCTTCGTGTCAGCTGGGCCACGGCCTTCACCCCTGCCCTCTCCACAGCCTGCACCCCGACGGGCACCGTGGACCTTATTCCCAGACTCAGATCCCTTCTGGGACTCCCCACCTGCCAACCCCTTccggggaggctcccaggactgcAGGACGCAGACCAAAGACATGGGGTGCCCAGCCCCATGGGCACCAGAAGCAGGGCCCTGAGTGGGCCAGACCACACCCCACGCTTCGGCTGCCTTCGAGGAGGCATAGCATACACTGGAAGAGGAACCAGGAGGCCTCTGTGGCTGCCTTGGTTTCCCCCAGGGACTCTGACCCTTTGGGGGTCAGGAACACTACACTGCACAGAAAGCCTTCACACTGGATGGGGGCTACACCCCACATGCCTACAAACTGTAGGGACCCCTGACTTACTGCCCCACTGGGGCCTGACACTGTACCTAGCTGGTTAGGAGGACCAGAGCCTGTCTCAGGGAATTGCCCCCAGGAgcggagcagggagcagggaggtccaGGGGAAAGGGGCTGACCTCAGGTGTCACCAGCACTTTTGACCAAGTCCTGTTACTGTGGCCCCTGTCTCCAAGGCTGAGTTCCTGGACCCCCAACCCTGGAAGTTATTGGAGCCGGGGCTCTCTGGGTGCCTTTCTACTGCCCCGCCAAGGTTGGAGCCTTGGCTTGGGGAGCCAATGAAGCCAAATAAACTTGTAAGCTGTCTCCCCAAATGTAATGTCACCTTTCTTGGAGGTAATCTGGTGTTTTGTCTTCATGCCCCTAGAACTCTGGGCAGATAAGTAGCTGAGGCAGAGCTAGGAGGCCTTGTGCCTCCTCTCCTAGGACCAAGCCCAGCAACTGGGTAGTCGCTAAGGCCCAGCCCAGCCAGCCTCTCACCATTGCCAGGCTTTTCCTTGAGCCATCTCTACCATTCAAGTGATGCTTTGCCCGGAGGTTCCTTGTTGCCGGTGGTCCCTGTCTGCCTGCTAGGCCCAGCTGCGATGTCATCTCTAGGAACCTTTCCCAGGATGTGTCGTCTTCACCCCAGGGAGATACTCACCTCTGGGAAAAATCTCAAGGGTTTGCCCTGGGTTTGCCTCTCATATTCTGGATATGGGGAAGCCCACCCACCTGGAAGCATGGTGACCCTCCCTGGTGGCCTGGACCTGGCCTTGAGGTTCCCACCCAGTCAATGCCTTAGGGCAGTCCTTCCATGGTTTATGAATGAAGCTCCCCCAATTTACACAAAGTAGCCATTCCAGGTCTGCAGTccagccaggcagaggcaggagatctgCAGCAAGAGCCAGAACAAAGAGTCAGGAACACCAAGCGCCCTTACCTCATGCTCTCTCCAACTGTGTCTATTCTGAGTCCCACAGAGCCTCTCCCACCCTCTGCTTAGGCGATCACTGTCCCACCCAGAATGCTTCAGCATCCTCACAAGATCTTTGGTCTACTTGCCAACAACAACCTGTCTCCTCAGCCCCTTCTTCATGGTTGGTCTCTGACTCCTATATGACTTTTTCCCTGATGTTatctttaaacttttattttattttagacaatCTTACTCTATTGCCCTGACTTCGAAcctgctttgtagatcaggttagccttgaactcacagaaatcttgaAGGCATTCGCCATCACACTTGGCCCTATATTTTTATATAGattgctgttttgcctgcatgggtcTTTACCACAAGTGTACCTGGTATACCTGTGCCAGGGGAAGGCTCTCAGGTaacctggaactagagtcactggcagtcgtgagccaccatgtaggtgccagGAATcgaaccaaggtcctctggaagaacagcaagtgttcctcACAGCAGACCATCTTTCCAGCACCATAACTAGCTTGTTCTCTGGTTGGAATATTACTTCCTTCAAAGAGTTTTCCTGGGAAGTTTGCCCTCCCCGCAGGCTGCTCCCTGGTAGTTTGTCAGCAGATTTCTTATGGGAGCAGCAGGAGAGGACAAACCTGTGTCTGTCATCTTCCCTGGTGTCTGAATGAGTGATGCATATGTGACCAAGGAGGCGTGACTTTGCGTACGTTCGTGTGAGGATCTCTCCAGGCTTTTCTCACCCAGTCAGTCTTCTCACCACAGTGTCTTCCTCCGCCCACCCCCAGTGCCCGGCTGCCATGTCTTGCCCCAGAAACTGGGCGTGCTGTGGCTCACCTCCCTCATTCACGTTCATTCTAGTCATCTCAGCCGCCTACCCACGCAGCACCTCCTCCCCGCCACGCCCTTCGCAGCCCCTCCCTGGTGCCACTGGTGGCTTAGCCTACTCCCTCACCTTCCCAGACTCAGTGCCATGCTATGGGGAGTCTGAAACCATG
Proteins encoded:
- the Map3k11 gene encoding mitogen-activated protein kinase kinase kinase 11 (The RefSeq protein has 2 substitutions, 2 frameshifts compared to this genomic sequence), which encodes MEPLKNLFLKSPLGSWNGSGSGGGGGTGGVRPEGSPKATAAYANPVWTALFDYEPNGQDELALRKGDRVEVLSRDAAISGDEGWWAGQVGGQVGIFPSNYVSRGGGPPPCEVASFQELRLEEVIGIGGFGKVYRGSWRGELVAVKAARQDPDEDISVTAESVRQEARLFAMLAHPNIIALKAVCLEEPNLCLVMEYAAGGPLSRALAGRRVPPHVLVNWAVQIARGMHYLHCEALVPVIHRDLKSNNILLLQPIEGDDMEHKTLKITDFGLAREWHKTTQMSAAGTYAWMAPEVIKASTFSKGSDVWSFGVLLWELLTGEVPYRGIDCLAVAYGVAVNKLTLPIPSTCPEPFAQLMADCWAQDPHRRPDFASILQQLEALEAQVLREMPRDSFHSMQEGWKREIQGLFDELRAKEKELLSREEELTRAAREQRSQAEQLRRREHLLAQWELEVFERELTLLLQQVDRERPHVRRRRGTFKRSKLRARDGGERISMPLDFKHRITVQASPGLDRRRNVFEVGAGDSPTFPRFRAIQLEPTESGQTWGRQSPRRLEDSSNGERRACWAWGPSSPKPGEAQNGRRRSRMDEATWYLDSDDSSPLGSPSTPPALNGNPPRPSPEPEEPRRAGPTERGNSSGTPKLIQRALLRGTALLASLGLGRDLQPPGGLSRERGESPTAPPPAQMPSPCPPELPSTPLIRLSQTTPDAHSSPTPGPLLLDLGVPSGQPSAKSPRREETRGRTVSPPPGISRSAPGTPGTPRSPPLGLISRPRPSPLRSRIDPWSFVSAGPRPSPLPSPQPAPRRAPWTLFPDSDPFWDSPPANPFRGGSQDCRTQTKDMGAQAPWAPEAGP